The sequence below is a genomic window from Acidobacteriota bacterium.
GGGCGCAGCCACAGCACGCAGGCAGGTCAGGATCAGGGCCGCGGGCGCCTCGTCCCGATCATACAGTTCCAGCGCCGGCAGCGCCCGCAGGGCGACGCGGGCCGCGAACAGGACAATCTCCTCGCGCGGGCGGGTCTGCAGCCACACTATAAGATCTCTACGGGATCTGAAATCGGGCATGGATCAGGCAATAGGTCTCGTCATCGCTGAACCCTATCACAGACCCTGCGCACAGGCGATGCAGAGAGGGGTGGCGGGGTCGAGCGCGAGCCGACCTGCGGCGATCTCCTCGCCGCACTCCTGGCACCAGCCAAGCTCATCCTCATCGGCGCGCTTGAGCGCAGCCTTCAGCGCCACCAGCCGCTGGCCGCGCCTGCGGCTTTCGGCCAGCGCCATCGCCTGGACCTGAAGCGCGTCCATCCGGCTGAGCCGGCCGACCGACTGCTGGTCAAGCTCCACGGCCTCGCGGTTCCAGGCGGTGGCCCGCTCCGCCGCCTCGATCTCGGTGATTTCGGCACGGATGTGCGCCACCAGAGCTGCCATGTCGATCGTCATGTGAGCGAGAGCCCGATGCGGCGGAGATACGCCCCCCAGCCCGCCCTGTCGGGGTGGACATACTGGCGGGCCTTGTCCTCGGACCAGCCATAATCCGCGCTCTCGCCGAACTCATCCACCCGCCGCTGGGCGGAGAACGGCTGGCGCGCGGCGCGGGCGCGGGAATAGGCGCGGACCGCGTCCTCCTCGCCCGCATCGTCGAACCGGTTCTCGTGCACCGTGGCCGCGAGCGGCAGGCGCATGGAAATCCGGGGGGGAAACTTCGGCCAGCCGAGCGCGAGGCCCATGGCGGGGAAAACCCGGTCGGGCAGGCCAAGGAGCCCGGCGACGTCCTCGGGCCTGTTGCGGATTGTCGAGACCGGGCAGGCGCCGAGCCCCGCCCGCTCCGCCGCCGCGACACAGGTCGCCATGGCGATGGCCGCATCCATCGCGGCGTTGAAGGGCGCATCTGCATGGTCGTTGCCAAATGGCAGGCCATGCAGGTCCGCGAGGCGCCGCTGACGCCGGTGATTGGCCAGAAAGACGAGGAAGACCGGCGCGCCCGCGATCCAGTCCTGCCCGCAGGCGGCGTCGATCCCCCGGCGGATCCCGCTGTCCGTCACGACAAGAATATCACGCTGCTGGAGGTCGGATTTCGACGGCGCGGCGAGTGCGGTGGCGCAG
It includes:
- a CDS encoding TraR/DksA C4-type zinc finger protein; this translates as MTIDMAALVAHIRAEITEIEAAERATAWNREAVELDQQSVGRLSRMDALQVQAMALAESRRRGQRLVALKAALKRADEDELGWCQECGEEIAAGRLALDPATPLCIACAQGL
- a CDS encoding nitroreductase family protein, translated to MSLREVFESRFGDPGTVDEIAELEAVAGRGSCRHFTDRSVPAGLVRALCATALAAPSKSDLQQRDILVVTDSGIRRGIDAACGQDWIAGAPVFLVFLANHRRQRRLADLHGLPFGNDHADAPFNAAMDAAIAMATCVAAAERAGLGACPVSTIRNRPEDVAGLLGLPDRVFPAMGLALGWPKFPPRISMRLPLAATVHENRFDDAGEEDAVRAYSRARAARQPFSAQRRVDEFGESADYGWSEDKARQYVHPDRAGWGAYLRRIGLSLT